In Methanofastidiosum sp., the genomic stretch TGAACCTGAACCAGTATATTTAATGAAATATTCTTCAGTATGTAATTTCTTTATTTTTTCAATTAAAATATCATTATCAACAGGGAAAGCATATTTATCTATATTATGTGCAAGACCAATAGAAATTGCTTCAAATGCGGATTCTAAGAATTTTCCTTTAAATTTCACACCATCAAAACGTTTGAAGGAGTTATCACCTAAAAGATTATTTAAAATATTAAAAGTTGTCTCAAATTTTTTTAAAACATTTTCATAATCAAAATTAGTGTCCATTAATATTTGTTCTGTTATGTCGTCTAGAAAATCTTTAACATCTTTCTTAGAAGAATATTCAAAATAAAGTAATGAAATGTGACGAAGAGCTAATTCTACGTGATATTGTTCTTCATAAAGTCTATCTGATAGTGATAATGTACTTTGAAAATCTTCATTATCTGAAAGTGCAATAAACCAAGTAAAAGTTGGCTTATTTACCATTATCATTGCGCTATTTCTAACCTCTTGGTCAGAAGCATAAGTTCCTCCCGTATTTAATCTTTGAAATACTTCAAATTTCGCATTGGCACCTGTGTCTCCTAAAATTATAGACAAATTTAATTTTGCTCTTTTAAAATAAAGTTTCACAGATGTGGGTAGTTCATAATCTTCATTTTCGGAATTATCCCATTTAAACCCTTCAAAATGTGGTAAGTACTTTGTACCCTGTAATTTCAAAGGGGTTTTTTCTTTAAGAGCACCCATAAATTGAAGTATTGAAGATACTCTTTGCAGACCATCAACTATTTCCCAAATACCATCATCGCGTTGAAATAAGAATATTGAAGGAATTGGAATTCCTAAAACAATAGATTCAATTAATCTTGTTTTTTGTAAATCAGTCCATCGGAAATATCTTTGAAAGTCTGGATTAATAATTATTTCTTCATTCTCATAAAGATTAACTAATTCACCAATTGACATCGGATAATTTTCAGTTTTGAATTCTGTCCGTTTGTTTTCAATTTCTTTAATCAGAACATCTTGTATTTTCATTGTATGCAGTTTTTATTAATGGACGTTATTGTGTTGGTTTTCATTTGCTTGCGCATAACGGCTGGGGGTTGATAAAGTGCAGGCGGTTGGAACATCGTCATCGTCCCACGATGAGAAAGCTGGATTGAAACGGTAAAGTTTCCTAATCCGCTGATAGCCTGCATTTTATTAAACCCTTGTTGTAGCCTGTTATTTATTAATAATCCTCCATATTTCCCCTGTTTCACAAAGTTCAAATTGTATAATACCAACTGAATCCGCAATGAAAGTTCTCCATATATTTGGTTTT encodes the following:
- a CDS encoding DUF262 domain-containing protein, giving the protein MKIQDVLIKEIENKRTEFKTENYPMSIGELVNLYENEEIIINPDFQRYFRWTDLQKTRLIESIVLGIPIPSIFLFQRDDGIWEIVDGLQRVSSILQFMGALKEKTPLKLQGTKYLPHFEGFKWDNSENEDYELPTSVKLYFKRAKLNLSIILGDTGANAKFEVFQRLNTGGTYASDQEVRNSAMIMVNKPTFTWFIALSDNEDFQSTLSLSDRLYEEQYHVELALRHISLLYFEYSSKKDVKDFLDDITEQILMDTNFDYENVLKKFETTFNILNNLLGDNSFKRFDGVKFKGKFLESAFEAISIGLAHNIDKYAFPVDNDILIEKIKKLHTEEYFIKYTGSGS